One window of Rutidosis leptorrhynchoides isolate AG116_Rl617_1_P2 unplaced genomic scaffold, CSIRO_AGI_Rlap_v1 contig482, whole genome shotgun sequence genomic DNA carries:
- the LOC139883956 gene encoding uncharacterized protein, which produces MAFDKIHGTYKEQYARIRDYATEIVRRNPGATNLVTHVDGRFERMYVSFHACTKKFRYCRPLICVDGAHFKGHNTNQILTIVERDANDQIFPIAIAVVEKECQETWLWFLGLGLTSLFKTWGVEHRYYYVRHIYSNFRSRLPGEELKKLLWYASKTPYEGAWKDAMLKIRLLSPLAYEYLMGIPKQRWCIHAFTPLAMSDAVTNNLSESFNAVLLPARSMPIVSMFEWIILYLMKRIRLQETTMKNYTGKVCPIVKARLDKFKELAREWILERSGRDGTKWYIEGMGIQFNVDFTLKTCTCGLWQRLGIPCPHAISTIMKKQHDPTDYVDDCYKPSTFLKQYSVEVHGTNSPNQWHQQQVMEDLSTEEQQSQQVLPTHPLQSIERGNIKGKDKPLDTQAGTKKKRQTESSQNPKTMKK; this is translated from the exons ATGGCGTTCGACAAAATTCATGGGACGTACAAAGAGCAATACGCAAGGATCAGAGACTACGCTACAGAGATTGTAAGGAGAAATCCCGGTGCAACTAACTTGGTTACACATGTTGATGGTAGATTCGAGAGGATGTATGTTTCATTCCATGCTTGCACAAAAAAATTTCGATATTGCAG GCCTCTTATTTGTGTTGATGGTGCCCATTTCAAAGGGCATAACACAAATCAGATTCTTACTATAGTGGAAAGGGATGCCAACGATCAAATTTTTCCAATTGCAATTGCAGTGGTGGAAAAAGAGTGTCAGGAGACCTGGCTCTGGTTCTTAGGTCTT GGATTAACTTCTTTGTTTAAGACATGGGGTGTTGAGCACAGATATTATTATGTCAGACACATCTACAGCAACTTTAGGAGTCGGCTCCCAGGAGAGGAATTGAAGAAGCTATTATGGTATGCTTCCAAAACCCCATACGAAGGTGCATGGAAGGATGCAATGTTGAAGATTAGGTTATTATCACCTTTGGCATATGAGTATTTAATGGGTATTCCTAAACAGAGGTGGTGTATCCACGCGTTTACCCCACTTGCAATGAGTGACGCTGTTACCAATAACCTCAGCGAGTCTTTCAATGCGGTATTGCTGCCTGCCAGATCCATGCCGATAGTAAGCATGTTTGAGTGGATTATATTGTATTTGATGAAGCGGATTAGACTGCAAGAAACGACAATGAAAAATTACACAGGGAAGGTATGTCCTATAGTTAAAGCTAGACTAGATAAGTTCAAAGAGCTTGCAAGAGAGTGGATTCTTGAGAGGTCAGGTAGAGACGGTACAAAATGGTATATTGAAGGGATGGGCATCCAATTCAATGTTGACTTCACCTTGAAGACATGTACATGTGGCTTATGGCAGAGATTGGGAATCCCGTGTCCACATGCTATCTCAACAATTATGAAGAAGCAACATGACCCAACTGATTACGTGGATGACTGTTACAAGCCATCAACATTTTTAAAGCAATACAGTGTTGAAGTACATGGGACAAACAGTCCTAATCAATGGCAT CAGCAACAAGTAATGGAAGACCTATCAACTGAGGAACAACAATCTCAACAAGTGCTGCCTACTCACCCACTGCAGTCCATCGAAAGAGGAAACATAAAAGGAAAGGACAAGCCTTTAGATACACAAGCTGGCACAAAGAAGAAAAGACAGACAGAAAGTTCTCAGAATCCTAAAACAATGAAGAAGTAG
- the LOC139883958 gene encoding ATP-dependent Clp protease proteolytic subunit 4, chloroplastic — MDLCSLTLSSPLTLPKKPSLFFASTKPSPSSLKPFSPSSLKPFSLCSTALHPTQKHGKFRFSSSPQTPDTAMRGAEADAMGMLLRERIVFLGNQIDDFVADAIISQLLLLDAKDPTKDIKLFINSPGGSLSATMAIYDVVQLVRADVSTVAMGISASTASVILGGGAKGKRFAMPNTRIMIHQPLGGASGQAIDVEIQAREIMHNKSNITRIISGFTGRSFEQVEKDIDRDRYMSPIEALEYGLIDGVIDRDSIIPLVPVPERVKATYNYGEISKDPKKFMTPDVPDDEIY, encoded by the exons ATGGATTTGTGCTCTCTCACGCTCTCATCTCCACTAACCTTACCTAAAAAACCCAGTCTCTTCTTCGCCTCGACTAAACCCTCTCCGTCTTCCTTAAAACCATTCTCTCCGTCTTCCTTAAAACCCTTTTCACTCTGCTCAACAGCTCTCCACCCAACACAAAAACATGGTAAGTTCCGATTTTCGTCGTCGCCGCAGACCCCCGACACCGCCATGAGAGGGGCGGAGGCTGACGCCATGGGTATGTTGCTGAGAGAGAGGATTGTGTTCCTAGGAAACCAAATCGACGATTTTGTCGCCGATGCTATTATCAGTCAATTGCTATTGCTCGATGCTAAGGATCCCACTAAGGATATTAAGCTGTTCATTAATTCTCCTGGTGGCTCTTTAAG TGCAACAATGGCAATCTATGATGTGGTGCAACTCGTGAGAGCTGATGTTTCAACAGTGGCAATGGGAATTTCAGCATCAACAGCTTCCGTAATCCTTGGAGGAGGTGCTAAAGGGAAGCGATTTGCAATGCCCAACACACGAATAATGATTCACCAGCCTCTTGGAGGTGCCAGTGGCCAAGCAATAGATGTAGAAATCCAGGCACGAGAAATCATGCACAACAAAAGTAATATCACGAGGATTATCTCCGGTTTCACCGGACGCTCGTTCGAACAAGTCGAGAAGGATATCGATAGAGATCGTTATATGTCTCCGATTGAAGCTCTTGAGTATGGATTAATCGACGGGGTTATTGATAGAGATAGCATCATTCCGTTGGTTCCCGTGCCGGAAAGGGTGAAAGCAACCTACAATTATGGGGAAATTAGTAAAGATCCAAAGAAATTCATGACACCAGATGTTCCAGATGATGAGATTTACTGA